In Candidatus Poribacteria bacterium, a genomic segment contains:
- a CDS encoding NAD(P)/FAD-dependent oxidoreductase, producing MTPDHDVIIIGGGHNGLVAAGYLAEAGLDVLLLERRDFLGGACVTEELFPGYRFSACSYICHLLQNKVIEELELRKHGFEVYHLDPSRFQPYPDGSRLLVWDDVERTQEEIAQFSRHDAENFPKWLDFWKRAANIIYPYFLTTPPTISEIAERLRGTDDEMFFDRLLTVSVKDVLTEFFESETMQGAYAQAQDAGDLNAPGSAWAYTFIKCGNFTKPENNGIVKGGMGGITQALAASARARGATLQTGATIDHIIVEDGTACGVVLADGTEIRSRIVVSNADPKRTFLKLVPREHLSPNFVESTTRLKTNAAYLKFHAALNDLPDFSAYFNGDFDPRYLSEIKICPSIEYYEGSWEDAKRGDPSRAPVMEVQIPSVYDPTMAPAGHHVMSIWVLYAPVHLREGTWDERRQEVGEALIDTLSTYAPNLRDIIVDWSLFTPIDLERRVGLTDGNIRHLDIVASQFLAQRPLGGWAHYRTPITNLYLCGAGTHPGGEVTGAPGHNAAAVILSDWSNAGN from the coding sequence ATGACACCAGACCACGATGTCATAATTATCGGCGGTGGGCATAACGGCTTAGTTGCCGCCGGGTATCTAGCGGAGGCAGGGTTAGATGTCCTGCTGCTGGAACGGCGCGACTTTCTCGGTGGGGCATGTGTGACCGAGGAACTATTTCCCGGCTACCGATTTTCCGCCTGTTCCTATATCTGCCATCTGTTACAGAACAAGGTCATCGAAGAACTGGAGCTGCGGAAGCACGGCTTTGAGGTCTATCATCTTGACCCTTCGCGCTTCCAGCCGTATCCCGATGGCTCACGCCTACTCGTTTGGGACGATGTGGAACGCACCCAAGAAGAGATTGCCCAGTTTTCCCGCCACGATGCAGAAAACTTTCCGAAATGGTTAGATTTTTGGAAGCGAGCAGCAAACATTATCTACCCATACTTTCTGACAACACCGCCCACAATCAGCGAAATCGCCGAACGGTTGCGCGGCACCGACGATGAAATGTTTTTTGACCGCCTGCTCACCGTAAGCGTGAAAGACGTGCTGACCGAGTTCTTTGAGTCAGAGACGATGCAGGGGGCGTATGCCCAAGCCCAAGACGCCGGCGACCTCAATGCACCGGGGAGCGCGTGGGCTTACACCTTCATTAAATGCGGCAACTTCACCAAACCCGAAAATAACGGTATCGTCAAAGGCGGGATGGGAGGCATCACACAGGCGTTGGCTGCGTCCGCACGCGCCCGCGGTGCAACCCTACAAACCGGTGCGACAATCGACCATATCATCGTTGAAGATGGGACAGCCTGTGGCGTCGTCCTGGCAGACGGGACGGAGATCCGCAGCCGCATCGTTGTCTCCAACGCAGATCCCAAACGCACCTTCCTCAAACTCGTTCCACGCGAACACCTCAGTCCCAACTTTGTGGAAAGCACAACGCGGTTGAAAACGAACGCCGCTTATCTCAAATTTCACGCCGCGCTCAACGACCTCCCCGACTTCTCCGCCTACTTCAACGGAGACTTCGATCCGCGCTACCTGTCGGAGATCAAGATCTGTCCGTCCATCGAATACTATGAGGGTAGTTGGGAAGATGCCAAACGTGGCGATCCATCACGGGCGCCCGTGATGGAGGTGCAGATCCCGTCCGTATACGATCCAACGATGGCACCGGCGGGACACCATGTCATGTCGATCTGGGTGCTTTACGCCCCCGTCCATCTACGGGAGGGAACGTGGGATGAACGGCGGCAGGAGGTCGGTGAAGCGTTGATCGATACGCTCTCTACCTACGCACCGAATCTGCGGGATATTATTGTGGACTGGTCACTGTTTACACCCATTGACCTTGAACGACGGGTCGGTCTCACCGACGGCAACATCCGTCACCTCGATATCGTTGCGAGCCAATTCCTCGCCCAACGTCCGCTCGGCGGTTGGGCGCATTACCGAACGCCTATCACCAATCTCTACCTCTGTGGTGCAGGCACACACCCCGGCGGTGAGGTGACCGGCGCACCGGGACATAACGCCGCCGCCGTTATCCTATCGGATTGGTCAAACGCGGGGAATTGA
- a CDS encoding xylose isomerase, producing MANAINPPQIRHMATLWTLTDYGDADEEWSMDRKLQEIKNAGFDGFLGRVPVVTAEHVQGYGLLFAATVDIGQAAEVEPKLREIKEVGAVCVNVQMLDHDTSTEEALTRARQVMETAGRLEMDVAIEVHRDTCTETPEKAYALAEGFEQAEGRPLKMTWDFSHPAIIKHLSPPYWDRLAERVDLIQLAQQFHFRPFNGHHCQIPALGHDGEFTPEFLDWLEFADRLIEVWLQAATPGREMFVCPEQGAMGYTLSVFPDRWKDVQAIRGEVERVWQKHIRNWRPPQSNKT from the coding sequence ATGGCAAATGCAATCAACCCACCGCAGATTCGACACATGGCAACGCTCTGGACCTTGACAGACTATGGCGACGCGGATGAAGAATGGTCTATGGATCGGAAGCTACAGGAGATAAAAAATGCCGGATTCGACGGCTTTCTCGGTCGGGTGCCGGTCGTCACCGCCGAGCATGTCCAAGGGTACGGACTGCTGTTCGCAGCGACTGTAGATATAGGGCAAGCAGCTGAGGTTGAGCCAAAACTGCGGGAAATCAAAGAAGTGGGTGCGGTCTGTGTCAACGTGCAGATGCTCGACCACGATACTTCGACAGAGGAAGCACTAACGCGGGCACGCCAAGTCATGGAAACCGCAGGCAGGTTGGAGATGGATGTCGCCATTGAGGTCCACCGCGACACCTGTACCGAGACGCCGGAGAAGGCTTACGCCCTCGCAGAAGGCTTTGAGCAGGCGGAGGGACGCCCTCTAAAGATGACGTGGGATTTCTCACACCCCGCTATTATCAAGCACCTATCGCCGCCATACTGGGATCGATTGGCAGAACGGGTCGACCTGATCCAGCTCGCCCAGCAGTTTCACTTCCGTCCCTTTAACGGACACCACTGCCAAATTCCCGCGCTCGGTCACGATGGCGAGTTCACGCCGGAGTTCTTGGACTGGCTTGAGTTTGCGGATCGGCTCATCGAAGTCTGGCTGCAAGCGGCAACGCCGGGTCGAGAGATGTTTGTCTGTCCAGAGCAGGGAGCGATGGGCTATACACTGTCAGTATTTCCAGACCGATGGAAAGATGTGCAAGCCATTCGCGGTGAGGTAGAGCGCGTTTGGCAAAAGCACATCAGAAACTGGAGGCCACCACAATCGAATAAAACGTGA
- a CDS encoding aldo/keto reductase → MEKRVVGKSGIEISVMGIGGWSYGGGDYWGPQAQEDVDAVAHAALDNGINFFDTAEGYNEGRSEEAVGRALKGRRDEAVIATKISPNNTEPTVLREHCEASLDRLQTDYIDIYIVHWPITEHSVEDAFATLNALREEGKIRSIGVSNFGVEQLSEALATGVQLDVNQLCYNLLSRAIELEILPLCQKNGMGILGYMPLLQGLLTGMYKTAEELPPVHARFRQFRGDRERAGHGEEGAEEEMFAAVEGIRKVAEAEGVPMARLAIAWTIAKPGITCELVGTRNLSELEQNLHVASLSLSPETIAKLDEITTPLLQKLGANADYFLARRTH, encoded by the coding sequence ATGGAAAAACGAGTAGTCGGCAAATCCGGCATTGAAATCTCCGTGATGGGGATCGGCGGTTGGTCTTATGGCGGCGGGGACTACTGGGGTCCCCAAGCGCAAGAGGATGTGGATGCTGTGGCACACGCCGCACTCGACAACGGCATCAACTTCTTCGACACCGCCGAGGGATACAATGAAGGGCGGAGTGAAGAGGCGGTCGGTAGAGCGTTAAAGGGACGGCGAGATGAAGCGGTGATCGCCACCAAGATCAGTCCGAACAATACCGAACCCACAGTGCTGCGCGAACATTGCGAAGCCAGCCTCGATCGACTGCAAACGGATTACATCGATATCTATATCGTTCATTGGCCCATCACAGAACACTCCGTCGAGGATGCGTTCGCAACCTTGAACGCGTTGAGGGAGGAGGGCAAGATCCGCTCGATTGGTGTCAGCAACTTTGGTGTAGAGCAACTATCCGAAGCCCTCGCCACCGGCGTTCAACTCGATGTGAACCAGCTCTGCTACAATCTCCTATCACGGGCGATTGAGTTGGAGATTTTGCCGTTATGCCAGAAAAACGGGATGGGGATTCTGGGGTATATGCCGCTGCTGCAAGGACTCCTGACCGGCATGTATAAGACAGCGGAGGAACTTCCACCTGTCCATGCACGGTTTCGGCAGTTTCGTGGAGATCGGGAAAGGGCGGGTCATGGCGAGGAAGGAGCAGAGGAGGAGATGTTCGCCGCCGTTGAGGGCATCAGAAAGGTTGCCGAAGCAGAGGGGGTTCCTATGGCTCGGCTCGCAATCGCTTGGACCATCGCAAAGCCCGGCATCACTTGTGAGTTGGTCGGCACCCGCAATCTGTCGGAACTTGAGCAGAATCTGCATGTCGCATCGCTTTCCCTATCTCCGGAGACTATCGCAAAATTGGATGAGATAACAACGCCGCTGCTACAAAAGCTCGGTGCGAATGCGGATTACTTCCTAGCACGACGCACCCATTAA
- a CDS encoding phytanoyl-CoA dioxygenase family protein has translation MPVLTAEDQKFWEENGYVVVRSAVPPENLKAAERAVWDFLEMQLDDPDSWYPDPPRSTIMTEMYQHQALWDNRQYPRVHQAFAEIWDTEQLWVSIDRASMNPPELPDWKHPGKLHWDTQLEPPIEFWVQGVLYLTDTAADQGAFTCVPGFHRQLEAWLKDLPPEANPREQDLESLGARPIPGKAGDLIIWHSALPHGSSSNTAHHPRVVQYITMFPSQGYDEDARNHRIKAWRDRLAGLVIEVTGITTWELRNEKEHQTGQTAELSPLGRKLLGLDQW, from the coding sequence ATGCCTGTTTTAACGGCAGAAGACCAAAAATTCTGGGAGGAAAACGGTTACGTTGTCGTTCGCAGCGCCGTTCCACCCGAAAACCTCAAAGCTGCCGAGCGAGCTGTGTGGGATTTTTTGGAGATGCAGCTCGACGATCCGGACAGCTGGTATCCCGACCCGCCTCGTTCTACCATCATGACGGAGATGTATCAGCATCAGGCACTGTGGGACAACCGACAGTATCCTCGTGTTCATCAAGCGTTTGCGGAGATTTGGGATACTGAGCAGTTGTGGGTAAGCATTGATCGCGCTAGCATGAACCCGCCAGAGCTACCCGATTGGAAACACCCCGGCAAACTTCACTGGGATACTCAATTGGAACCACCAATCGAGTTCTGGGTTCAAGGTGTGTTATACCTGACAGACACCGCAGCCGATCAAGGCGCGTTCACCTGCGTGCCGGGATTCCATCGGCAGTTGGAGGCATGGTTGAAAGATCTACCGCCCGAGGCGAATCCGCGTGAACAAGATCTGGAAAGCCTCGGAGCGCGACCGATCCCTGGAAAAGCGGGTGATCTCATCATCTGGCACAGTGCCTTGCCCCACGGCAGCAGTTCCAACACAGCGCATCACCCACGCGTGGTACAGTACATCACCATGTTCCCATCGCAGGGATATGACGAGGACGCACGAAACCATCGCATTAAAGCGTGGCGGGATCGCCTAGCGGGACTGGTGATAGAGGTCACCGGTATAACGACGTGGGAACTCCGAAACGAGAAGGAGCATCAAACAGGTCAGACAGCAGAATTGTCTCCACTAGGGCGAAAATTGTTGGGCTTGGATCAATGGTAG
- a CDS encoding MBL fold metallo-hydrolase — protein MRKLTDNIFFVEDTCSVYGITINDKTLLIDCGTSPTKLEQQVDQVLLTHFHRDTCSAAAHWKRGGAQIVFPFAEKRFFEETDILKASYDIYDNYTSYYPCFGPLEDIAPDQYAHDYESLSWEGIRFDVIPLPGHTFGAVGYLFELDGKRILACGDLMSGSGKIRDYFWSQWNYMDFQGHINHLESLKTAAELNVDLVLPGHGEPFEPTEESFAELQAALGELYELFHAQPYEQYRPEFRQITQHVYEITNSTATTYIVRDDEGHGLFIDCGYTSNAPISANPHRYIDHLSPYLETELGIHTVEWFLPTHYHDDHLAGYPMLQARYGTRVVSSPELKDLLEHPENYDMPCAVPHGMKVDHVVERGEAFRWRGIDFFVEQHPGQTFYHHLIWFTVDGQKFLSVGDNISGLCFRENRDFIHSFIPKNRTPVSSYRDMPQQILNADPDYLFTGHGGCISFDRAKAERWVGWMDRWTDLFTHILDQPHPNMGMDPHWVEFYPYKVRIQPGDTVTFKVNITNHEAEARTCTLRFRSVDGVQLSPGRIDLQVAGEANTTCQVEATFPERFTSHALPIVADVTWNGAHLGEIAEAVAYW, from the coding sequence ATGAGAAAACTGACTGATAATATCTTTTTTGTGGAAGACACATGCAGCGTTTATGGGATTACCATAAATGATAAGACACTTCTGATTGACTGTGGGACATCTCCGACGAAACTTGAGCAACAGGTTGATCAGGTGTTACTCACCCATTTTCATCGGGACACCTGTTCCGCGGCAGCCCACTGGAAAAGGGGTGGTGCACAGATTGTTTTCCCATTTGCGGAGAAGCGTTTCTTTGAGGAGACCGATATCCTCAAGGCGTCCTACGATATCTACGACAACTACACCTCCTACTATCCCTGCTTTGGTCCTTTGGAGGATATTGCGCCGGATCAGTACGCGCACGACTATGAGAGCCTGTCATGGGAGGGGATTCGTTTCGATGTGATTCCGCTGCCGGGGCACACCTTCGGCGCGGTGGGTTATCTTTTCGAGTTAGACGGGAAGCGGATACTCGCCTGCGGGGACCTGATGTCGGGCAGTGGGAAAATTCGGGACTATTTCTGGAGTCAGTGGAACTATATGGACTTCCAGGGGCATATCAATCATCTGGAGAGTCTGAAGACTGCTGCGGAACTTAACGTGGATCTGGTTCTGCCGGGGCACGGCGAACCGTTTGAACCAACGGAGGAGTCGTTTGCCGAATTACAAGCGGCGTTGGGGGAACTGTATGAACTCTTCCATGCCCAACCCTATGAACAGTATCGCCCCGAATTTCGTCAAATCACACAGCATGTATACGAAATTACGAACTCTACTGCCACCACCTATATTGTCCGGGATGATGAGGGACACGGTCTTTTTATCGACTGCGGCTACACCTCCAACGCGCCTATCAGCGCCAATCCGCACCGCTATATTGACCATCTATCGCCTTATCTCGAAACGGAGTTGGGGATCCACACCGTCGAATGGTTTCTGCCGACCCACTACCACGACGACCACCTCGCCGGTTACCCGATGCTGCAAGCGCGTTACGGGACGCGGGTGGTGTCGTCTCCTGAGCTAAAGGACCTCCTAGAACACCCAGAAAATTACGATATGCCTTGTGCGGTGCCGCACGGAATGAAGGTCGATCACGTCGTCGAACGAGGCGAGGCTTTCCGGTGGCGCGGGATTGACTTTTTCGTAGAGCAGCATCCGGGACAAACCTTTTACCATCACCTCATCTGGTTCACGGTGGATGGACAGAAATTCCTTAGCGTGGGGGACAATATCTCTGGGCTTTGCTTCCGAGAAAACAGGGACTTTATCCACTCATTCATCCCCAAGAATCGGACGCCTGTTTCGAGTTATCGCGATATGCCCCAACAGATTCTCAACGCCGATCCAGATTATCTTTTTACCGGACATGGTGGTTGTATTTCATTCGATCGAGCGAAAGCGGAGCGATGGGTTGGTTGGATGGACCGGTGGACGGATCTCTTCACGCATATCCTCGATCAACCGCACCCCAATATGGGAATGGACCCGCATTGGGTGGAGTTTTATCCCTACAAGGTTCGCATCCAGCCGGGAGACACGGTGACGTTCAAGGTCAATATCACCAATCACGAAGCGGAAGCGCGGACGTGCACCCTTCGGTTCCGTTCGGTTGACGGTGTGCAGCTTTCTCCGGGGAGGATAGATCTCCAAGTTGCCGGGGAGGCCAATACCACCTGTCAGGTGGAGGCAACCTTCCCAGAGCGGTTTACCAGCCACGCGCTTCCCATCGTGGCGGATGTCACATGGAATGGGGCACATCTCGGTGAGATTGCTGAAGCTGTTGCTTATTGGTAA
- a CDS encoding Gfo/Idh/MocA family oxidoreductase has product MASTDSKIRIGIYGCGSWANRTHIPNLLKLEGVEIVAVCDSNPESLKSTAEAFNIPKTYTDGHEMVDNEDMDALYS; this is encoded by the coding sequence ATGGCTTCAACGGATAGTAAGATTCGTATCGGAATCTACGGCTGCGGGTCTTGGGCGAATCGGACTCATATCCCGAACCTGCTGAAACTGGAGGGCGTTGAAATTGTCGCTGTCTGCGATAGCAATCCAGAGTCGCTTAAATCAACGGCTGAAGCGTTTAATATCCCCAAAACCTACACCGACGGACACGAGATGGTGGATAACGAAGATATGGACGCGCTTTACTC